In one Candidatus Rokuibacteriota bacterium genomic region, the following are encoded:
- a CDS encoding tripartite tricarboxylate transporter TctB family protein, whose protein sequence is MRCADRIAGAALLAFSVAFAVGALRHYTYWGASGPGSAFLPFWLGVGMAVLAGMQLVGAVRSGVAGPAWLPRGEGLRRLVVVLAVTVAFVALLKVVGMILGTVLFLIVLLRWLEGYRWPVTLGVAVLAAGAHYLVFTYWLRVPFPVSALGF, encoded by the coding sequence ATGCGCTGCGCCGACCGGATCGCCGGGGCCGCGCTCCTGGCCTTCTCCGTGGCCTTCGCGGTGGGGGCGCTCAGGCACTACACCTACTGGGGGGCCAGCGGCCCGGGATCGGCCTTCCTGCCCTTCTGGCTCGGCGTGGGGATGGCCGTGCTGGCGGGGATGCAGCTGGTGGGCGCCGTCCGCTCCGGCGTCGCCGGGCCGGCGTGGCTGCCCCGGGGCGAGGGGCTCAGACGGCTCGTCGTCGTGCTGGCCGTCACCGTGGCCTTCGTGGCGCTGCTCAAGGTGGTCGGGATGATCCTGGGCACGGTGCTGTTCCTGATCGTGCTCCTGCGGTGGCTGGAAGGCTACCGGTGGCCGGTCACGCTCGGGGTGGCGGTGCTCGCGGCCGGCGCCCACTATCTCGTGTTCAC
- a CDS encoding tripartite tricarboxylate transporter substrate binding protein, translating into MATLRLLAASLAAVMLVSTSAAPATAQVKYPSKAIEVVVPFAPGGGTDNLMRMIVGIIDEHRWSPVPINVVNRAGGSGVVGYTYLITKKGDSHVVAGAAPTIVSGKVEGRLPGNHRDAMTALMIVAIDELMISVRSDSKYQTIEEFVRAAKERPGQLSVAGTGTNSEDHIFTHLFEKAAGIKLKYVPFNSGGECTAALMGGHVDAGVMNPNEIVAQVEARKAKNLAVAARKRLKDAPDLPTFAEKGWEFYWEQMRGVVGPAGMSPEAVRWWQETLKKVVETPKWQEQYIKRNLLTPTAWTGEEANQYLDGLNGKYEAALKGLGAIKK; encoded by the coding sequence GGCCATCGAGGTCGTGGTGCCCTTCGCCCCCGGCGGCGGCACTGACAACCTCATGCGCATGATCGTGGGCATCATCGACGAGCACAGGTGGTCGCCCGTGCCCATCAACGTGGTGAACCGCGCCGGAGGCAGCGGCGTCGTGGGCTACACCTACCTGATCACCAAGAAGGGCGACTCCCACGTGGTCGCGGGGGCGGCCCCCACCATCGTCTCGGGCAAGGTCGAGGGGCGGCTCCCGGGCAACCACCGGGATGCCATGACGGCTCTGATGATCGTGGCCATCGACGAGCTGATGATCTCGGTGCGGTCGGACTCCAAGTACCAGACCATCGAGGAGTTCGTCAGGGCCGCCAAGGAGCGTCCCGGCCAGCTCAGCGTGGCCGGGACGGGCACCAACAGCGAGGACCACATCTTCACCCACCTCTTCGAGAAGGCCGCGGGCATCAAGCTCAAGTACGTCCCCTTCAACTCGGGCGGCGAGTGCACGGCGGCGCTCATGGGCGGGCACGTGGACGCGGGCGTCATGAACCCCAACGAGATCGTGGCCCAGGTGGAGGCCAGGAAGGCCAAGAACCTGGCGGTGGCTGCCCGGAAGCGGCTGAAGGACGCGCCGGACCTGCCCACCTTCGCCGAGAAGGGGTGGGAGTTCTACTGGGAGCAGATGCGCGGCGTCGTGGGGCCGGCGGGGATGAGCCCGGAGGCCGTCCGGTGGTGGCAGGAGACGCTCAAGAAGGTGGTGGAGACCCCGAAGTGGCAGGAGCAGTACATCAAGCGGAACCTCCTCACGCCCACGGCCTGGACGGGGGAGGAGGCGAACCAGTATCTGGACGGCCTCAACGGCAAGTACGAGGCCGCGCTGAAAGGCCTCGGGGCCATCAAGAAGTAG